A window of Rubricoccus marinus contains these coding sequences:
- a CDS encoding histidine kinase — MASVLALLPLAQLGASWWEYSRTLGIQLDETPPRGSVGVRWVDTEEGIVSAYVFPSGSAYAAGLRDGDRLIELDFQTYFQAVDVERSIERATGVVLAITALRENETLLLEIPVARDPTFLYALSPALWSATGWGFALATLLHVLALLSVLPLARRAQRARGAATLISAAIVWVGGNLARHLWVTLFGPPSLSGSLASGAFDALTLLALAGWIAFPALLFRRTLLDDRFSSLASRGVRWLVWVPPAVLSAGVLTATLAGHIGPLPPDAFVGPILFYVCVYVATSTAFSLWRQWRVASGEVTTAPMWIRVATAFVMTLALVGALLVYNTLPAFQDEVAVGWFVVALQLFSLLPVLLVSAGTLQYGRFRTLLTRSVTTGVALSAVFVLVVVGSVLVRTLGLDVRGAGPVSLGLWTVVLLLLADWLAPPVRRLIGRVVRSERQRGRLLLDRLGERVRRLPDVESMATATAETVGPALLARSAVVFLRETDGERWVRSAFRPEPPHFTVVELDRAWADFRDARGVWARNEELDETQLPEPLAGRLRQIGVALAVPIVGSAGEPVGLIALGRKERRFSVYNIEEVEALKSLGAQLALASERLALLERERALVRRTAEAELAALRAQINPHFLFNALNTIAALIAESPDQAESTVETLAGLFRDVLTSSGKRFVPLATELRLVERYLSIEQARFGDRLEVQVDIDDATLDTPVPAFAVQTLVENAVKHGIESKRGGGTVRLHARQRQGQTEITVADTGVGIPALFGPEKADREPFYGVGLTNVADRLLQIYGTSDRLVIRSGPDGTSASLHLPSSPLD, encoded by the coding sequence GTGGCGTCCGTTCTCGCCCTGCTGCCTCTGGCGCAGCTTGGAGCGTCGTGGTGGGAGTACTCCCGAACGTTGGGCATCCAGCTGGACGAAACGCCGCCGCGTGGCTCGGTAGGCGTGCGGTGGGTGGATACGGAGGAAGGGATCGTCTCGGCTTACGTGTTCCCCTCGGGATCGGCTTACGCAGCGGGGTTGCGCGACGGCGACCGGCTGATCGAACTCGATTTCCAGACCTATTTCCAGGCCGTCGACGTTGAGAGATCGATCGAACGAGCGACAGGAGTTGTACTTGCAATAACGGCACTTCGTGAGAATGAGACGCTCCTCTTGGAGATTCCCGTCGCCAGAGACCCCACGTTCCTCTACGCGCTCAGCCCCGCGCTTTGGAGCGCCACGGGCTGGGGCTTCGCCCTCGCCACCCTTCTCCACGTTCTCGCCCTCCTCAGCGTCCTGCCGCTGGCGAGGCGCGCGCAACGCGCCAGAGGCGCGGCCACGCTGATCAGCGCCGCCATCGTTTGGGTGGGCGGCAACCTCGCGCGGCACCTCTGGGTGACGCTTTTCGGCCCCCCCTCCCTCTCAGGAAGCCTGGCCTCTGGCGCTTTTGACGCGCTCACCCTCCTCGCGCTCGCCGGCTGGATCGCTTTCCCGGCTCTGCTCTTTCGCCGGACGCTCCTCGACGATCGGTTTTCGTCTTTGGCCAGCCGCGGCGTCCGCTGGCTCGTCTGGGTGCCGCCGGCGGTTTTGAGCGCCGGCGTGCTTACCGCCACCCTCGCGGGCCACATCGGTCCTCTTCCTCCAGACGCGTTTGTCGGCCCCATCCTGTTCTACGTGTGCGTGTACGTCGCCACGTCGACCGCGTTTTCTCTGTGGCGGCAGTGGCGCGTGGCCTCAGGCGAGGTGACAACCGCGCCGATGTGGATTCGCGTTGCGACCGCGTTCGTGATGACGCTCGCTCTTGTTGGCGCGCTGCTGGTGTACAACACGCTGCCAGCCTTTCAAGACGAAGTCGCGGTCGGGTGGTTTGTGGTGGCGCTTCAGCTGTTCTCGCTGCTTCCGGTCCTGCTAGTCTCGGCCGGCACACTTCAGTACGGCCGGTTTCGGACTCTCCTCACGCGCAGCGTCACAACCGGCGTGGCGCTCTCTGCTGTGTTCGTGCTGGTCGTGGTCGGCTCGGTCCTCGTGCGCACGCTCGGCCTCGACGTGCGCGGCGCCGGACCGGTCTCTCTCGGGCTCTGGACCGTCGTCCTGCTGCTCCTGGCGGACTGGCTGGCTCCACCGGTCCGCAGGCTGATCGGACGCGTGGTGAGGTCGGAACGACAGCGAGGACGGCTTCTCCTGGACCGGCTCGGCGAACGCGTGCGGCGGCTGCCCGACGTGGAATCGATGGCGACGGCCACGGCTGAAACCGTCGGCCCCGCGCTGCTCGCGCGGTCGGCTGTGGTCTTTCTCCGTGAGACCGATGGCGAGAGGTGGGTGCGTTCGGCGTTCCGGCCTGAGCCGCCCCACTTCACTGTTGTGGAGTTGGACCGCGCGTGGGCGGATTTCCGCGACGCCAGAGGCGTGTGGGCGCGAAACGAGGAGTTGGACGAAACCCAACTCCCGGAGCCTCTGGCGGGACGCCTCCGTCAGATCGGCGTCGCACTTGCGGTGCCGATCGTCGGAAGCGCGGGTGAGCCCGTAGGACTTATCGCGTTGGGGCGCAAGGAGAGACGGTTTTCCGTGTACAACATAGAAGAGGTAGAAGCTCTCAAATCGTTGGGAGCACAGCTCGCGCTAGCATCCGAGCGGTTGGCGCTGTTGGAGCGCGAACGCGCGCTCGTCCGCCGTACGGCCGAAGCCGAGTTGGCGGCCCTCCGCGCGCAGATCAACCCGCACTTTCTCTTCAACGCGCTCAACACCATCGCCGCACTGATCGCTGAATCCCCAGACCAGGCCGAGTCCACCGTCGAGACGCTCGCCGGCTTGTTCCGCGACGTGCTCACCTCTTCGGGCAAACGCTTTGTGCCTCTGGCGACCGAACTGCGGCTCGTTGAGCGGTACCTCTCCATCGAGCAGGCGCGGTTCGGCGACCGGCTGGAGGTTCAGGTCGACATCGACGATGCGACGCTGGACACCCCTGTCCCAGCCTTCGCGGTGCAGACCCTCGTCGAGAACGCGGTCAAGCACGGCATCGAGTCCAAGCGCGGCGGCGGGACGGTACGCTTGCACGCTCGCCAGAGGCAGGGGCAGACCGAGATCACCGTCGCAGATACGGGCGTCGGCATCCCCGCGTTGTTCGGACCCGAGAAAGCAGACCGCGAGCCGTTCTACGGTGTGGGTCTGACCAACGTGGCCGACCGTCTGCTCCAGATCTACGGCACGTCGGATCGCCTTGTCATCCGGAGCGGTCCGGATGGAACCTCGGCCTCGCTGCACCTCCCCTCTTCCCCTCTCGACTAA
- a CDS encoding TatD family hydrolase, with the protein MLIDTHAHLYLSQFDADRDDVLDRAEKLGVGLVLMPAVDAASSREALALARGDRRLRAMAGVHPSYVHEMASGDLEAIQSLAHEDEIIAVGETGLDYYWSRDHVDAQHASLREHALIAMETGKPLVLHNRDKQGSDDCSRDLLHILRQAKGENEGTLRGVFHCFSGPAWLAPEVLDLGFHIGLGGTLTFKNGGVPESIADVPLDWIVLETDAPYLAPSPNRGKRNEPAWTRWVAEKLADLRGLPLAEIEAITTQNAIELFGLSGAPLASES; encoded by the coding sequence ATGCTGATCGATACCCACGCTCACCTCTACCTGTCCCAGTTCGACGCCGACCGTGACGACGTGCTCGACCGCGCCGAGAAACTCGGCGTCGGCTTGGTCTTGATGCCAGCGGTTGATGCGGCATCCTCGCGTGAGGCGTTGGCACTCGCCAGAGGCGACCGCCGGTTGCGCGCGATGGCTGGCGTCCACCCGAGCTACGTGCACGAGATGGCCTCTGGCGATCTCGAGGCTATCCAAAGCCTCGCGCACGAAGACGAGATCATTGCCGTAGGCGAGACCGGACTGGACTACTACTGGTCGCGCGATCACGTCGATGCGCAGCACGCCAGCCTCCGGGAGCACGCGCTCATCGCGATGGAGACAGGCAAACCCCTCGTGCTCCACAACCGCGACAAGCAAGGATCGGACGACTGCTCCAGAGACTTGCTCCACATCCTCCGACAGGCAAAGGGCGAAAATGAGGGGACGCTCCGCGGCGTGTTCCACTGCTTCTCCGGCCCGGCGTGGTTGGCGCCAGAGGTCCTCGACCTCGGCTTCCACATCGGTCTGGGCGGAACGCTCACGTTCAAAAACGGCGGCGTCCCGGAGTCCATCGCAGACGTGCCGCTCGACTGGATCGTGCTCGAAACCGATGCGCCCTACCTCGCGCCTTCGCCCAACCGGGGCAAGCGGAACGAGCCTGCATGGACGCGTTGGGTCGCTGAAAAGCTCGCGGACCTACGCGGTTTGCCTCTTGCGGAGATCGAGGCCATCACGACGCAGAACGCCATCGAACTGTTCGGGCTCAGCGGCGCGCCTCTGGCGTCAGAGTCCTAG
- the pruA gene encoding L-glutamate gamma-semialdehyde dehydrogenase has translation MNNAIARPPAPVNEPVKSYAPGSPERASLRAEVARMGAEHREILPYINGKTVETGRTVSVVEPHDHQHELATVHNARKEDVEAAIQGALDARHDWSRMAWTDRAAVFLKAAELLAGPFRDRMNASTMLGQSKNVFQAEIDAAAEMVDFFRFNVHFMRGLYEDQPVSDPGIWNRTEYRGLEGFVFAVSPFNFTSIAANLCAAPAMMGNTVVWKPAPTQMLSAQVIVELFEEAGLPPGVIQMLPGEGADVGDPVIASEHLAGLHFTGSTKTFQHLWHTVGSNLDHYRTYPRIVGETGGKDFIVAHESANADAVATAIVRGSFEYQGQKCSAASRVYLPESLWPAVKESLLSQLDEITVGAPQDFSNFVNAVIDDRAFAKITGYIDRAQKASGVDVIAGGTYSDETGYFVDPTVLVAEDPRYQTMEEEIFGPVASVYVAPKSQSFDEVLELVDSTSPYALTGAVFAQDRRVIAHAADKLAEAAGNFYINDKPTGAVVGQQPFGGARGSGTNDKAGSMLNLLRWTSLRSIKENFVSPKHFAYPFHQNDEA, from the coding sequence ATGAACAACGCCATCGCCAGGCCGCCCGCCCCCGTCAACGAGCCCGTCAAGTCCTACGCGCCCGGCTCTCCCGAGCGCGCGTCGCTCCGCGCCGAGGTGGCGCGCATGGGCGCCGAGCACCGGGAGATCCTGCCGTACATCAACGGCAAAACCGTGGAGACCGGCCGGACCGTCTCGGTCGTGGAGCCGCACGATCACCAGCACGAGCTCGCAACGGTCCACAACGCGCGCAAGGAGGACGTCGAAGCCGCCATCCAGGGCGCTCTGGACGCCCGGCACGATTGGAGCCGAATGGCATGGACCGACCGCGCCGCGGTTTTCCTCAAGGCGGCCGAACTCTTGGCCGGTCCCTTCCGCGACCGCATGAACGCGTCCACGATGCTGGGCCAGTCCAAAAACGTCTTCCAGGCGGAGATCGACGCCGCGGCGGAGATGGTGGACTTTTTCCGCTTCAACGTCCACTTCATGCGTGGGCTCTATGAGGACCAGCCCGTAAGCGACCCCGGAATTTGGAACCGCACCGAGTACCGCGGCCTGGAAGGCTTCGTGTTCGCGGTCTCGCCGTTCAACTTCACCTCCATCGCGGCCAACCTGTGCGCGGCTCCCGCGATGATGGGCAACACGGTCGTGTGGAAGCCCGCGCCGACCCAGATGCTCTCGGCGCAGGTGATCGTCGAGTTGTTCGAAGAGGCCGGGTTGCCGCCAGGCGTGATCCAGATGCTTCCCGGTGAGGGCGCCGACGTGGGCGATCCGGTGATAGCGAGCGAGCACCTCGCGGGGCTCCACTTCACGGGCTCGACGAAGACGTTTCAGCACCTCTGGCACACGGTCGGCTCCAATCTCGATCACTACCGCACGTACCCGCGCATCGTGGGCGAAACCGGCGGCAAGGACTTTATCGTGGCGCACGAGAGCGCGAACGCGGACGCCGTCGCGACGGCCATCGTGCGCGGGTCGTTCGAGTACCAGGGCCAGAAGTGCTCAGCGGCCAGCCGCGTGTACCTGCCGGAAAGCCTGTGGCCGGCCGTCAAGGAGTCGCTGCTGTCGCAATTGGATGAGATCACGGTTGGTGCGCCGCAGGACTTCTCCAACTTCGTCAACGCCGTGATCGACGATCGGGCCTTCGCCAAGATCACCGGTTACATCGACCGCGCCCAGAAGGCCTCTGGCGTCGACGTCATCGCAGGCGGCACGTACAGCGACGAAACGGGCTACTTCGTGGACCCGACCGTTCTTGTGGCCGAGGACCCGCGTTACCAGACGATGGAGGAAGAGATCTTCGGCCCCGTCGCCTCGGTCTACGTCGCTCCCAAGAGCCAGTCCTTTGACGAGGTGCTGGAGCTCGTGGATAGCACGAGCCCGTACGCGCTCACGGGCGCCGTCTTCGCCCAGGATCGCCGCGTGATCGCGCACGCCGCCGACAAGCTCGCAGAAGCCGCCGGCAACTTCTACATCAACGACAAGCCGACCGGCGCGGTCGTGGGCCAGCAGCCGTTTGGTGGCGCCAGAGGCTCCGGCACGAACGACAAGGCCGGAAGCATGTTGAACCTGCTCCGGTGGACCAGCCTGCGCTCGATCAAGGAGAACTTCGTCTCGCCGAAGCACTTTGCCTACCCGTTCCATCAGAACGACGAGGCCTAA
- a CDS encoding ABC transporter permease: protein MIGPFERTLAFRYFRGARGRNERRAFLRFVTIAAVGGVAVGVGALLLAMMIVRGFEREIESKIVGFGQHVQVDSYLGEPLEDSETLQARLGEMEGVERVTPVVLDFSLLRAKPAQVDGQTTKPAIEGVLLWGTPPDGQPFIADKMERGAFDFSLDARGREGVVIGMRLSELLGVQVGDGVTVFATRTARQTGAFGSRPKVKSFYVAGIYETGLADFDERFVYTDIDRARDLLGYTRDQVTRIDVTLDDLESSPEMANRIAAEIGPPVYARSVYDVYRGLFAWVDLQASIVPLVISTLVIVAAFNIIGTLLMVVLEKTREIGTVLAMGASRASVRRLFLILGALVGASGAFIGAGLALLFGLAEKRWEFIPLPQEAYYLSAAPIELRVFDFVWVTVAAIVLCTLAAYLPARAASRIEPIRTIRFGG, encoded by the coding sequence TTGATCGGCCCTTTCGAGCGCACCCTCGCCTTCCGCTACTTCCGTGGCGCCAGAGGCCGCAACGAGCGGCGCGCGTTTTTGCGCTTCGTGACCATCGCGGCGGTCGGCGGCGTGGCCGTTGGCGTAGGGGCGCTCCTGCTCGCGATGATGATCGTGCGGGGGTTCGAGCGTGAGATCGAGTCCAAGATCGTGGGGTTCGGGCAGCACGTGCAGGTGGACAGCTACCTGGGAGAGCCGCTGGAGGACTCCGAGACGCTCCAGGCCCGTTTGGGCGAGATGGAGGGCGTGGAACGGGTCACGCCGGTGGTCCTGGACTTCTCGTTGCTTCGCGCCAAGCCGGCACAAGTGGACGGCCAGACGACCAAGCCCGCCATTGAGGGCGTACTACTGTGGGGGACGCCGCCCGACGGACAGCCGTTTATCGCGGACAAGATGGAGCGCGGCGCGTTCGACTTCTCGCTCGACGCCAGAGGCCGTGAGGGGGTCGTGATCGGGATGCGCCTTTCTGAACTCCTGGGTGTCCAGGTCGGTGACGGCGTGACGGTGTTTGCGACGCGGACGGCGCGGCAAACGGGAGCGTTCGGCTCGCGCCCCAAGGTGAAGAGCTTCTACGTCGCAGGCATCTACGAGACGGGCCTGGCGGACTTCGACGAGCGGTTCGTCTACACAGACATCGACCGCGCACGGGACCTCCTGGGGTACACCCGCGATCAGGTCACGCGGATCGACGTGACACTGGACGACCTGGAGAGCAGCCCGGAGATGGCGAACCGTATTGCGGCCGAGATCGGCCCACCCGTGTATGCCCGTTCGGTGTACGACGTGTACCGGGGCCTTTTCGCGTGGGTGGACCTCCAGGCGAGCATCGTGCCGCTAGTGATCTCGACGCTGGTGATCGTGGCCGCGTTCAACATCATCGGCACGCTGCTGATGGTGGTGTTGGAGAAGACGCGGGAGATCGGGACCGTTCTCGCGATGGGCGCCAGCCGAGCCTCCGTGCGACGGCTGTTCCTCATCCTAGGCGCGCTTGTCGGCGCCTCCGGCGCGTTCATAGGCGCCGGACTGGCGCTCTTGTTCGGCCTCGCCGAGAAGCGGTGGGAGTTCATCCCGCTCCCGCAAGAGGCCTACTACCTCAGCGCGGCGCCCATCGAGCTCCGCGTGTTCGACTTCGTGTGGGTTACCGTTGCCGCCATCGTTCTGTGCACGCTCGCGGCGTACCTCCCGGCGCGCGCGGCCTCGCGCATCGAGCCCATCCGCACCATCCGGTTCGGCGGATAG
- a CDS encoding redoxin domain-containing protein produces MPLSSGDTAPDFTLYDSDTQPFNLSDELSDGPVVLLFFPGAFTSVCTNELDTVGNDLGEYAGAQVVGVSTDSPFALAEFKKVHDFPFRLLSDHDGSVSADYGTKYDNDFTPMKLDRIAKRSAFVIDRDQNIRYAEVLDNAGEMPNLDAVKKTVGEVAA; encoded by the coding sequence ATGCCTCTCTCTTCTGGCGATACCGCCCCCGACTTCACGCTCTACGACAGCGACACCCAGCCGTTCAACCTGAGCGACGAACTCTCCGACGGCCCTGTAGTGCTGCTCTTCTTCCCCGGAGCGTTCACCAGCGTGTGCACCAACGAACTCGACACGGTCGGCAACGACCTCGGGGAGTACGCAGGCGCCCAGGTGGTCGGCGTCTCGACGGACTCGCCGTTCGCGCTCGCGGAGTTCAAAAAGGTCCACGACTTCCCCTTCCGCCTTCTTTCGGACCACGACGGCAGCGTCTCGGCGGACTACGGCACGAAGTACGACAACGACTTCACGCCGATGAAGCTGGACCGCATCGCCAAGCGCTCCGCGTTCGTGATCGATCGGGATCAGAACATCCGCTACGCCGAGGTCTTGGACAACGCGGGTGAGATGCCCAACCTCGACGCGGTCAAGAAAACCGTCGGCGAGGTCGCTGCATGA
- a CDS encoding molybdopterin synthase catalytic subunit yields MTPPTDTPIWTGLITPEADGLASGVLPVQRALDFLVPAGGAPEAGTVGGTCLFLGTTRRWTGNVETPLLSYQAYTEMAARELDRLALRAMDQWALARVVVLHRLGDVPSPEASVLCAASAAHRDAAFAACRWLIDTLKEDVPIWKQESDASGSTAWVNPLET; encoded by the coding sequence ATGACACCGCCGACAGACACGCCCATCTGGACGGGTCTGATCACGCCAGAGGCCGACGGACTGGCCTCTGGCGTGTTGCCCGTTCAACGCGCCCTAGACTTCCTCGTCCCTGCGGGCGGGGCGCCAGAAGCCGGAACGGTTGGCGGCACGTGCCTCTTCCTGGGCACGACCCGTCGGTGGACGGGCAACGTTGAAACTCCGCTCCTGAGCTATCAGGCGTACACCGAGATGGCCGCGCGCGAACTCGACCGCCTGGCTTTGCGCGCGATGGACCAGTGGGCCTTGGCGCGAGTCGTCGTTCTCCACCGCTTAGGAGACGTGCCCTCGCCAGAGGCCAGCGTTCTCTGCGCGGCCTCCGCCGCTCACCGCGACGCCGCATTCGCAGCCTGCCGGTGGCTGATCGACACGCTCAAGGAGGACGTCCCCATCTGGAAACAAGAATCCGACGCCAGCGGCTCGACCGCTTGGGTCAACCCATTAGAGACATGA
- the pta gene encoding phosphate acetyltransferase, with translation MIPFIADLRARAAKLNTKIALPEGHDVRTIRAAAEMVNTGLCRPVVLGKRGEVEAAAQEAGVPLATFATLDPSDSPNVQAYAQMWFQRRKHKGLTYEQAREDVLDPLLWGDLMVLAGDADGCVAGADTSSADVVRTAIQALGVAEGSALVSSLFLMVLPDGRPLTYADCGVVPQPDAAQLAGIGVDAARNHRFLTGQEPRVAFLSFSTKGSADHPDVDKVREAVSIARGLAPDIAMDGEFQFDAAFVPSVAQRKAPDSSIQGDANVFVFPDLDAGNIAYKITQRLGGAEAFGPILQGVAKAANDLSRGADADDIVNVAAITALQAQSNQ, from the coding sequence ATGATCCCGTTTATCGCCGACCTCCGCGCCCGCGCTGCAAAGCTGAACACTAAGATTGCGCTCCCTGAGGGCCACGATGTCCGCACCATCCGCGCTGCGGCGGAAATGGTCAACACGGGCCTGTGCCGTCCTGTCGTTCTCGGGAAGAGGGGGGAGGTCGAAGCCGCTGCGCAAGAGGCGGGTGTGCCTTTGGCGACGTTCGCGACGCTCGATCCGTCTGACAGCCCCAACGTGCAAGCGTATGCGCAGATGTGGTTTCAGCGCCGCAAGCACAAAGGGCTCACGTACGAGCAAGCGCGCGAGGACGTACTCGATCCTCTGCTCTGGGGCGACCTCATGGTGCTCGCGGGGGACGCGGATGGCTGCGTTGCAGGTGCGGACACGTCTTCCGCTGACGTAGTGCGTACGGCGATTCAGGCGCTCGGAGTGGCCGAAGGGTCTGCGCTGGTGTCGTCTCTGTTTTTGATGGTGCTGCCCGACGGGCGCCCCCTCACGTATGCGGATTGTGGCGTCGTCCCGCAACCCGACGCGGCCCAACTCGCCGGAATCGGCGTCGACGCTGCTCGCAACCACCGCTTCCTGACGGGGCAAGAGCCGAGAGTCGCGTTCCTCTCGTTCTCGACCAAGGGGTCGGCGGACCACCCAGACGTGGACAAGGTGAGGGAGGCGGTGTCTATCGCCAGAGGCCTCGCGCCAGACATTGCGATGGACGGGGAGTTCCAGTTCGACGCAGCGTTCGTCCCGAGTGTGGCACAACGGAAGGCGCCCGACAGCTCGATACAGGGAGATGCCAACGTGTTTGTGTTTCCCGACCTTGACGCAGGCAACATCGCGTACAAGATCACGCAACGGTTGGGAGGGGCTGAGGCCTTTGGGCCGATCCTACAGGGCGTCGCGAAGGCAGCGAACGACTTGTCGAGAGGGGCTGACGCGGACGACATCGTCAACGTCGCGGCGATTACAGCGCTCCAGGCTCAGTCCAATCAATAA
- a CDS encoding nitrilase-related carbon-nitrogen hydrolase: MIPTQIAVLQFAPEKGEVQSNLDRVGEMLDGLNADLVVLPELFASGYFFNSTEQAHNLSESATDGPTVSRMCEWAAATGATIVGGLPERDGDLFYNSAVVVTPRGWLGTYRKTHLFYEETLHFTPGDTGFQVWTVTDRNNRSYRLGAMVCFDWFFPESARALALKGADVIAHPSNLVLAHCPRSMPIRALENHVFTATANRTGRESNGRETLEFIGQSLICSPSAETLASASGQEEGVFTVRIDPRQARQRQINPYNDLHVDRRPELYAS; encoded by the coding sequence ATGATCCCAACTCAAATCGCCGTTCTCCAGTTCGCCCCTGAGAAGGGTGAGGTTCAGTCTAATCTCGACCGAGTAGGGGAGATGCTCGATGGACTCAACGCGGACCTTGTCGTGCTTCCAGAGCTGTTTGCATCGGGCTACTTTTTTAACTCCACCGAGCAAGCCCACAACTTGTCGGAGTCCGCGACGGACGGCCCCACCGTGTCACGCATGTGCGAGTGGGCTGCTGCGACTGGCGCCACGATCGTAGGAGGACTTCCCGAGCGAGACGGCGACCTGTTCTACAACAGCGCTGTGGTGGTGACGCCACGCGGGTGGCTGGGCACGTACCGGAAGACGCACCTCTTCTACGAGGAAACGCTTCACTTCACACCCGGTGATACAGGGTTCCAGGTGTGGACCGTCACGGATCGGAACAACAGGAGCTACCGATTGGGCGCGATGGTATGCTTCGATTGGTTCTTCCCAGAATCGGCTCGTGCGCTTGCGCTGAAGGGAGCTGACGTGATCGCGCACCCTTCGAATCTGGTACTCGCGCACTGCCCGCGCTCAATGCCCATTCGAGCGCTCGAAAACCACGTGTTCACTGCGACGGCGAACCGAACGGGCCGAGAGTCCAACGGACGCGAAACGTTGGAGTTTATCGGCCAGAGCCTAATCTGCTCTCCCAGTGCTGAAACACTCGCGTCCGCCAGCGGCCAGGAAGAAGGCGTCTTTACTGTTCGTATCGATCCCCGCCAGGCTCGCCAGAGGCAGATCAACCCATACAATGACCTCCACGTGGACCGGAGGCCAGAGCTTTACGCCAGCTGA